The Polyangium aurulentum genomic interval CATCATCCACGCGAGGACCGGCTTTCTGAGGCAGGCTTCGGTCAGGCTCACGGCGCGCTCCCTCCCTTCGCGGGCGGCCCTGCGCCCTGGCTCGGCGGCCCTCCGTCAGGCGCGCCCGCGTCCGGCCCGCCCGCGTGCGGCGCGCCCCCTTCCTTCGGCGCCGGTCCCATCCCGCCCGGCGGCACCACGCGCACCTGCATGCCCTCGCGCAGCGGCTCGGCGCCGCGCACCACCAGCGTCTCTCCCGGCGAGATCCCCTTGCGCACCTCGACGCGACCGTCGGCCGTGCGCATGCCCAGCGTCAGCACCCGCTCGCTCGCCACGCCGTCCTTCACGACGAACGCGAGGAAGCCTCGCTCGCTCGGGCGGATCGACGTCTGCGGGATGACGGGCGCGCCGTCGCTCACGCCGACCGGAACGGTCACGTCGGCGAACGCGCCCGGACGCAGCGCGTCTTTGTGCTCGTCGTCGACCTGCGCGATGATCGGCACCATGCGGTTGTTCTCGTCGGCCGCCTCGGCCACGAGCGTGATCTTCCCCGAGTACGTCCTCTCGTCGCTGCCCACGCGGAAGCGCACGGCCATGCCGCTTTGCAGCCGCGGCGCATCCGCCTCGGGCACCTGGAAGCGCAACAGCAGCGGGTCGCGCCGCAGCACCGTGCCGAGCACCGTCCCCGCCTGGACGAACTGCCCCGTCTGCACCGTGCGCGTCTGCATCTTGCCCTCGATGGGCGCTCGCACGTACGCGTCGCGCAGGTTCAGGTTCGCCTCGTCGAGCGCCGCCTTCGCCTCGCTCACCTGCGCCACCGCCGTGCGCGAGCGCGTCTGCCAGCTCTCGATGTCCTCCTTCGAGAACACCCCCGCGCCCTCGGGACCCGCGTCCTTGCGCCGGTCGAGGTTCTGCTGCGCCTCCGCCGCCGACGCTTGCACGCGCTCGAGCGACGCCTGCGCCCTCCGGGCCGCGAGCGTGTAGCGGGCCGGGTCGATCTCGACGAGCACCTGGCCCTTCTTCACCGCGTCGCCCTCGGAGAAGCGCACCTTCTCCACGACGCCCGCCACGCGCGCCGTCACTTGCACGCGCTCGTAGGCGTCGACCGTGCCCACGGCCG includes:
- a CDS encoding efflux RND transporter periplasmic adaptor subunit, which codes for MTTTLLQGRGRGFVLLLAIVGCLLAGCGKKEGGGAPAGGGPGKGKMTFPVEVANVASERVEYTVSAVGTVDAYERVQVTARVAGVVEKVRFSEGDAVKKGQVLVEIDPARYTLAARRAQASLERVQASAAEAQQNLDRRKDAGPEGAGVFSKEDIESWQTRSRTAVAQVSEAKAALDEANLNLRDAYVRAPIEGKMQTRTVQTGQFVQAGTVLGTVLRRDPLLLRFQVPEADAPRLQSGMAVRFRVGSDERTYSGKITLVAEAADENNRMVPIIAQVDDEHKDALRPGAFADVTVPVGVSDGAPVIPQTSIRPSERGFLAFVVKDGVASERVLTLGMRTADGRVEVRKGISPGETLVVRGAEPLREGMQVRVVPPGGMGPAPKEGGAPHAGGPDAGAPDGGPPSQGAGPPAKGGSAP